In the genome of Misgurnus anguillicaudatus chromosome 11, ASM2758022v2, whole genome shotgun sequence, one region contains:
- the znf451 gene encoding E3 SUMO-protein ligase ZNF451 isoform X3 → MMSVSTVSENVEDDVEFVSEGPLRPVLECIDLLSDAEDEDGEPTAHTIEEQVDKQRAHAVSTLDRLARQVAVEKQERAEKCKAFKEKMISQQAHGRNELAVSRTNSNSDDAKRCVDIWLKMPGLQPGAINSHWRRRSAPAPVRFSPQTCPVINCGRVYDNVLLLEGHLKRFDHSPCDPTIALKGSPSSVFACLACGCHFNSKESWRDHVESKVSSSDADGHTRSQSYQLIVCFACPACYLLFNIRDECLQHMSTKNHFTHSISLSDAKTPAVPVPVPRYAKNRLIALCKDISFKVKCTVCSVVLTSHMEARAHFNVHCRHGCAIAIADQSVTDIMKKMALAGQCFTCHKLFLTLGKMEEHRGHTKHNVKPISSLDKALLYYSNYSETRIARKGTANPSNDSLMWGSKKDPKDSEEPSAKRQRTTSLDSQCKREKRSGLAWFCECGLRFTEESQASKHLQAANQIFHKCAVCGKLTGESSIARLHMSRFHGGAHLSNFLFHCRQCKVELPRMEDIMSHVGVSHRGHTYYQEREDVIDNSVSSSTSPKPSTSSETQTSRPASSSSGPPPKAEWWLCRMCEDLFDSEAGVRKHCGDLSSHSFQRFACGHCPQKFFKDSTLRRHCANEHGGDVVLRYFCGLCDSILYNNEREFQEHYDSLHSQDFYRLETAESNSQAATESTVESPLAGAGPSRICPCIGSEKSKEERKAVFTKCMKQLAIDNKCDYVCRQCDRKTSVYAEMKTHVLIKHEALEKSFDVQCTVCLESHKDVPSFHSHYHKQHCQLEPCACNRPSDTDKKPASKSQILDAQPIFKKSNAEEFQNVKSIIASSVADFKQEVTASRDIEDDDAFDRDMKLALALSAEEARKSKDLDIALHA, encoded by the exons ATGATGTCTGTCTCTACTGTCTCTGAGAATGTTGAAGATGATGTGGAGTTTGTATCT GAGGGCCCTCTGAGACCAGTGTTGGAGTGCATAGACCTGCTGAGTGATGCTGAAGATGAGGATGGTGAACCTACTGCACATACT attGAGGAGCAGGTTGACAAGCAGAGAGCTCACGCTGTGTCCACACTGGACAGACTGGCACGCCAGGTTGCTGTCGAGAAACAGGAGAGGGCTGAAAAGTGTAAAGCTTTTAAG GAAAAGATGATTTCACAGCAAGCACATGGACGCAATGAGCTGGCAGTCAGTCGTACTAACAGTAACAGTGACGATGCCAAGCGTTGTGTGGATATATGGCTAAAAATGCCAG GTTTACAGCCGGGTGCCATCAACTCCCACTGGAGACGCAGATCAGCTCCAGCACCGGTGAGGTTTTCACCTCAAACCTGCCCAGTCATTAACTGCGGGAGAGTCTATGACAACGTTCTTTTGCTCGAGGGTCATCTTAAAAG GTTTGATCACTCACCATGTGACCCCACTATTGCCCTGAAAGGCAGCCCTTCCTCTGTCTTTGCCTGTCTGGCCTGTGGGTGCCACTTTAACTCCAAAGAATCATGGAGAGATCATGTGGAGTCTAAg GTGTCCTCCTCTGATGCTGATGGTCACACGAGATCTCAGAGCTATCAGTTGATCGTATGCTTCGCCTGTCCTGCCTGCTATCTTCTCTTTAATATCAGGGATGAATGCCTGCAGCATATGTCAACCAAAAATCACTTCACTCACTCCATCTCGCTCTCTG ATGCAAAGACACCAGCTGTTCCCGTGCCAGTTCCACGCTACGCAAAGAACCGCTTGATCGCTCTCTGTAAGGATATCAGCTTCAAAGTCAAATGCACAGTCTGCTCTGTAGTTCTTACTTCACATATGGAGGCAAGAGCACACTTCAA TGTGCACTGCAGACATGGTTGTGCTATTGCCATTGCGGATCAAAGCGTCACTGACATCATGAAGAAAATGGCGCTTGCGGGTCAATGCTTCACATGCCACAAACTCTTTCTCACCCTGGGTAAGATGGAGGAACACAGAGGACACACCAAACATAACGTGAAGCCGATCAGCAGTCTGGACAAAGCCCTTCTGTACTACAGCAACTACAGCGAAACCCGCATTGCTCGGAAAGGCACGGCGAATCCTTCAAATGACTCCTTGATGTGGGGGAGCAAGAAGGATCCCAAAGATTCAGAGGAGCCGTCAGCTAAGCGACAAAGAACGACCAGCTTAGATTCTCAATGCAAACGGGAGAAAAGGTCAGGCCTCGCCTGGTTCTGCGAATGTGGCCTACGCTTCACGGAGGAGTCGCAAGCGAGCAAGCACCTCCAGGCTGCCAATCAGATCTTTCACAAATGTGCAGTCTGTGGGAAGTTAACGGGCGAGTCGTCTATAGCCCGTTTGCACATGAGCAGGTTCCATGGCGGCGCTCACCTGTCCAACTTCCTTTTCCACTGCAGGCAGTGCAAGGTCGAATTGCCGAGGATGGAAGACATCATGTCGCACGTTGGCGTAAGTCATCGAGGTCACACCTACTACCAAGAAAGAGAAGATGTCATAGATAACAGCGTCTCCTCTAGTACGTCCCCTAAACCTTCCACCAGTTCTGAAACCCAAACGAGCAGGCCAGCTAGTTCCTCCTCCGGCCCACCTCCGAAGGCCGAATGGTGGCTTTGTCGAATGTGCGAGGATCTCTTCGACTCGGAAGCGGGGGTGCGTAAACACTGCGGCGATCTGAGCAGTCACAGTTTCCAGAGGTTTGCCTGCGGCCACTGTCCACAGAAGTTTTTCAAAGATTCAACCCTACGCCGCCATTGCGCCAACGAGCACGGCGGCGACGTAGTCCTCCGCTACTTCTGTGGTCTTTGCGATAGCATACTATACAACAACGAAAGAGAGTTTCAGGAGCACTACGACAGTTTGCACAGCCAAGATTTTTACCGTTTGGAGACGGCTGAGAGTAATTCCCAGGCTGCCACGGAAAGTACCGTCGAGAGTCCTCTGGCTGGTGCGGGTCCCTCCCGAATCTGTCCTTGCATTGGCTCTGAGAAATCCAAAGAGGAACGAAAGGCCGTTTTCACAAAGTGCATGAAACAGTTGGCCATCGACAACAAATGCGACTACGTCTGTCGGCAGTGTGACAGAAAGACGTCCGTCTATGCGGAGATGAAGACGCATGTGCTTATTAAACACGAGGCGCTTGAGAAGAGTTTTGATGTTCAGTGCACTGTATGTTTAGAGAGCCACAAAGACGTGCCAAGTTTCCATTCACACTATCACAAGCAACACTGCCAGTTAGAGCCATGCGCTTGCAACCGACCCAGCGACACAGACAAGAAACCAGCATCCAAATCCCAGATACTCGATGCACAGCCGATCTTCAAAAAGTCTAATG CAGAGGAGTTTCAAAATGTTAAAAGCATCATTGCATCAAGTGTTGCCGATTTCAAACAAGAGGTGACTGCTTCACGGGATATTGAAGATGATG ATGCGTTTGATCGAGACATGAAGCTTGCTTTAGCTTTGAGTGCAGAGGAAGCCAGGAAGTCAAAGGATCTGGACATAG CTTTGCATGCCTGA
- the znf451 gene encoding E3 SUMO-protein ligase ZNF451 isoform X1, whose protein sequence is MMSVSTVSENVEDDVEFVSEGPLRPVLECIDLLSDAEDEDGEPTAHTIEEQVDKQRAHAVSTLDRLARQVAVEKQERAEKCKAFKEKMISQQAHGRNELAVSRTNSNSDDAKRCVDIWLKMPGLQPGAINSHWRRRSAPAPVRFSPQTCPVINCGRVYDNVLLLEGHLKRFDHSPCDPTIALKGSPSSVFACLACGCHFNSKESWRDHVESKVSSSDADGHTRSQSYQLIVCFACPACYLLFNIRDECLQHMSTKNHFTHSISLSDAKTPAVPVPVPRYAKNRLIALCKDISFKVKCTVCSVVLTSHMEARAHFNVHCRHGCAIAIADQSVTDIMKKMALAGQCFTCHKLFLTLGKMEEHRGHTKHNVKPISSLDKALLYYSNYSETRIARKGTANPSNDSLMWGSKKDPKDSEEPSAKRQRTTSLDSQCKREKRSGLAWFCECGLRFTEESQASKHLQAANQIFHKCAVCGKLTGESSIARLHMSRFHGGAHLSNFLFHCRQCKVELPRMEDIMSHVGVSHRGHTYYQEREDVIDNSVSSSTSPKPSTSSETQTSRPASSSSGPPPKAEWWLCRMCEDLFDSEAGVRKHCGDLSSHSFQRFACGHCPQKFFKDSTLRRHCANEHGGDVVLRYFCGLCDSILYNNEREFQEHYDSLHSQDFYRLETAESNSQAATESTVESPLAGAGPSRICPCIGSEKSKEERKAVFTKCMKQLAIDNKCDYVCRQCDRKTSVYAEMKTHVLIKHEALEKSFDVQCTVCLESHKDVPSFHSHYHKQHCQLEPCACNRPSDTDKKPASKSQILDAQPIFKKSNAEEFQNVKSIIASSVADFKQEVTASRDIEDDDAFDRDMKLALALSAEEARKSKDLDIDIEEALKRSLQEF, encoded by the exons ATGATGTCTGTCTCTACTGTCTCTGAGAATGTTGAAGATGATGTGGAGTTTGTATCT GAGGGCCCTCTGAGACCAGTGTTGGAGTGCATAGACCTGCTGAGTGATGCTGAAGATGAGGATGGTGAACCTACTGCACATACT attGAGGAGCAGGTTGACAAGCAGAGAGCTCACGCTGTGTCCACACTGGACAGACTGGCACGCCAGGTTGCTGTCGAGAAACAGGAGAGGGCTGAAAAGTGTAAAGCTTTTAAG GAAAAGATGATTTCACAGCAAGCACATGGACGCAATGAGCTGGCAGTCAGTCGTACTAACAGTAACAGTGACGATGCCAAGCGTTGTGTGGATATATGGCTAAAAATGCCAG GTTTACAGCCGGGTGCCATCAACTCCCACTGGAGACGCAGATCAGCTCCAGCACCGGTGAGGTTTTCACCTCAAACCTGCCCAGTCATTAACTGCGGGAGAGTCTATGACAACGTTCTTTTGCTCGAGGGTCATCTTAAAAG GTTTGATCACTCACCATGTGACCCCACTATTGCCCTGAAAGGCAGCCCTTCCTCTGTCTTTGCCTGTCTGGCCTGTGGGTGCCACTTTAACTCCAAAGAATCATGGAGAGATCATGTGGAGTCTAAg GTGTCCTCCTCTGATGCTGATGGTCACACGAGATCTCAGAGCTATCAGTTGATCGTATGCTTCGCCTGTCCTGCCTGCTATCTTCTCTTTAATATCAGGGATGAATGCCTGCAGCATATGTCAACCAAAAATCACTTCACTCACTCCATCTCGCTCTCTG ATGCAAAGACACCAGCTGTTCCCGTGCCAGTTCCACGCTACGCAAAGAACCGCTTGATCGCTCTCTGTAAGGATATCAGCTTCAAAGTCAAATGCACAGTCTGCTCTGTAGTTCTTACTTCACATATGGAGGCAAGAGCACACTTCAA TGTGCACTGCAGACATGGTTGTGCTATTGCCATTGCGGATCAAAGCGTCACTGACATCATGAAGAAAATGGCGCTTGCGGGTCAATGCTTCACATGCCACAAACTCTTTCTCACCCTGGGTAAGATGGAGGAACACAGAGGACACACCAAACATAACGTGAAGCCGATCAGCAGTCTGGACAAAGCCCTTCTGTACTACAGCAACTACAGCGAAACCCGCATTGCTCGGAAAGGCACGGCGAATCCTTCAAATGACTCCTTGATGTGGGGGAGCAAGAAGGATCCCAAAGATTCAGAGGAGCCGTCAGCTAAGCGACAAAGAACGACCAGCTTAGATTCTCAATGCAAACGGGAGAAAAGGTCAGGCCTCGCCTGGTTCTGCGAATGTGGCCTACGCTTCACGGAGGAGTCGCAAGCGAGCAAGCACCTCCAGGCTGCCAATCAGATCTTTCACAAATGTGCAGTCTGTGGGAAGTTAACGGGCGAGTCGTCTATAGCCCGTTTGCACATGAGCAGGTTCCATGGCGGCGCTCACCTGTCCAACTTCCTTTTCCACTGCAGGCAGTGCAAGGTCGAATTGCCGAGGATGGAAGACATCATGTCGCACGTTGGCGTAAGTCATCGAGGTCACACCTACTACCAAGAAAGAGAAGATGTCATAGATAACAGCGTCTCCTCTAGTACGTCCCCTAAACCTTCCACCAGTTCTGAAACCCAAACGAGCAGGCCAGCTAGTTCCTCCTCCGGCCCACCTCCGAAGGCCGAATGGTGGCTTTGTCGAATGTGCGAGGATCTCTTCGACTCGGAAGCGGGGGTGCGTAAACACTGCGGCGATCTGAGCAGTCACAGTTTCCAGAGGTTTGCCTGCGGCCACTGTCCACAGAAGTTTTTCAAAGATTCAACCCTACGCCGCCATTGCGCCAACGAGCACGGCGGCGACGTAGTCCTCCGCTACTTCTGTGGTCTTTGCGATAGCATACTATACAACAACGAAAGAGAGTTTCAGGAGCACTACGACAGTTTGCACAGCCAAGATTTTTACCGTTTGGAGACGGCTGAGAGTAATTCCCAGGCTGCCACGGAAAGTACCGTCGAGAGTCCTCTGGCTGGTGCGGGTCCCTCCCGAATCTGTCCTTGCATTGGCTCTGAGAAATCCAAAGAGGAACGAAAGGCCGTTTTCACAAAGTGCATGAAACAGTTGGCCATCGACAACAAATGCGACTACGTCTGTCGGCAGTGTGACAGAAAGACGTCCGTCTATGCGGAGATGAAGACGCATGTGCTTATTAAACACGAGGCGCTTGAGAAGAGTTTTGATGTTCAGTGCACTGTATGTTTAGAGAGCCACAAAGACGTGCCAAGTTTCCATTCACACTATCACAAGCAACACTGCCAGTTAGAGCCATGCGCTTGCAACCGACCCAGCGACACAGACAAGAAACCAGCATCCAAATCCCAGATACTCGATGCACAGCCGATCTTCAAAAAGTCTAATG CAGAGGAGTTTCAAAATGTTAAAAGCATCATTGCATCAAGTGTTGCCGATTTCAAACAAGAGGTGACTGCTTCACGGGATATTGAAGATGATG ATGCGTTTGATCGAGACATGAAGCTTGCTTTAGCTTTGAGTGCAGAGGAAGCCAGGAAGTCAAAGGATCTGGACATAG ATATTGAAGAGGCCTTAAAAAGAAGCTTACAGGAGTTTTGA
- the znf451 gene encoding E3 SUMO-protein ligase ZNF451 isoform X2 → MMSVSTVSENVEDDVEFVSEGPLRPVLECIDLLSDAEDEDGEPTAHTIEEQVDKQRAHAVSTLDRLARQVAVEKQERAEKCKAFKEKMISQQAHGRNELAVSRTNSNSDDAKRCVDIWLKMPGLQPGAINSHWRRRSAPAPVRFSPQTCPVINCGRVYDNVLLLEGHLKRFDHSPCDPTIALKGSPSSVFACLACGCHFNSKESWRDHVESKVSSSDADGHTRSQSYQLIVCFACPACYLLFNIRDECLQHMSTKNHFTHSISLSDAKTPAVPVPVPRYAKNRLIALCKDISFKVKCTVCSVVLTSHMEARAHFNVHCRHGCAIAIADQSVTDIMKKMALAGQCFTCHKLFLTLGKMEEHRGHTKHNVKPISSLDKALLYYSNYSETRIARKGTANPSNDSLMWGSKKDPKDSEEPSAKRQRTTSLDSQCKREKRSGLAWFCECGLRFTEESQASKHLQAANQIFHKCAVCGKLTGESSIARLHMSRFHGGAHLSNFLFHCRQCKVELPRMEDIMSHVGVSHRGHTYYQEREDVIDNSVSSSTSPKPSTSSETQTSRPASSSSGPPPKAEWWLCRMCEDLFDSEAGVRKHCGDLSSHSFQRFACGHCPQKFFKDSTLRRHCANEHGGDVVLRYFCGLCDSILYNNEREFQEHYDSLHSQDFYRLETAESNSQAATESTVESPLAGAGPSRICPCIGSEKSKEERKAVFTKCMKQLAIDNKCDYVCRQCDRKTSVYAEMKTHVLIKHEALEKSFDVQCTVCLESHKDVPSFHSHYHKQHCQLEPCACNRPSDTDKKPASKSQILDAQPIFKKSNEEFQNVKSIIASSVADFKQEVTASRDIEDDDAFDRDMKLALALSAEEARKSKDLDIDIEEALKRSLQEF, encoded by the exons ATGATGTCTGTCTCTACTGTCTCTGAGAATGTTGAAGATGATGTGGAGTTTGTATCT GAGGGCCCTCTGAGACCAGTGTTGGAGTGCATAGACCTGCTGAGTGATGCTGAAGATGAGGATGGTGAACCTACTGCACATACT attGAGGAGCAGGTTGACAAGCAGAGAGCTCACGCTGTGTCCACACTGGACAGACTGGCACGCCAGGTTGCTGTCGAGAAACAGGAGAGGGCTGAAAAGTGTAAAGCTTTTAAG GAAAAGATGATTTCACAGCAAGCACATGGACGCAATGAGCTGGCAGTCAGTCGTACTAACAGTAACAGTGACGATGCCAAGCGTTGTGTGGATATATGGCTAAAAATGCCAG GTTTACAGCCGGGTGCCATCAACTCCCACTGGAGACGCAGATCAGCTCCAGCACCGGTGAGGTTTTCACCTCAAACCTGCCCAGTCATTAACTGCGGGAGAGTCTATGACAACGTTCTTTTGCTCGAGGGTCATCTTAAAAG GTTTGATCACTCACCATGTGACCCCACTATTGCCCTGAAAGGCAGCCCTTCCTCTGTCTTTGCCTGTCTGGCCTGTGGGTGCCACTTTAACTCCAAAGAATCATGGAGAGATCATGTGGAGTCTAAg GTGTCCTCCTCTGATGCTGATGGTCACACGAGATCTCAGAGCTATCAGTTGATCGTATGCTTCGCCTGTCCTGCCTGCTATCTTCTCTTTAATATCAGGGATGAATGCCTGCAGCATATGTCAACCAAAAATCACTTCACTCACTCCATCTCGCTCTCTG ATGCAAAGACACCAGCTGTTCCCGTGCCAGTTCCACGCTACGCAAAGAACCGCTTGATCGCTCTCTGTAAGGATATCAGCTTCAAAGTCAAATGCACAGTCTGCTCTGTAGTTCTTACTTCACATATGGAGGCAAGAGCACACTTCAA TGTGCACTGCAGACATGGTTGTGCTATTGCCATTGCGGATCAAAGCGTCACTGACATCATGAAGAAAATGGCGCTTGCGGGTCAATGCTTCACATGCCACAAACTCTTTCTCACCCTGGGTAAGATGGAGGAACACAGAGGACACACCAAACATAACGTGAAGCCGATCAGCAGTCTGGACAAAGCCCTTCTGTACTACAGCAACTACAGCGAAACCCGCATTGCTCGGAAAGGCACGGCGAATCCTTCAAATGACTCCTTGATGTGGGGGAGCAAGAAGGATCCCAAAGATTCAGAGGAGCCGTCAGCTAAGCGACAAAGAACGACCAGCTTAGATTCTCAATGCAAACGGGAGAAAAGGTCAGGCCTCGCCTGGTTCTGCGAATGTGGCCTACGCTTCACGGAGGAGTCGCAAGCGAGCAAGCACCTCCAGGCTGCCAATCAGATCTTTCACAAATGTGCAGTCTGTGGGAAGTTAACGGGCGAGTCGTCTATAGCCCGTTTGCACATGAGCAGGTTCCATGGCGGCGCTCACCTGTCCAACTTCCTTTTCCACTGCAGGCAGTGCAAGGTCGAATTGCCGAGGATGGAAGACATCATGTCGCACGTTGGCGTAAGTCATCGAGGTCACACCTACTACCAAGAAAGAGAAGATGTCATAGATAACAGCGTCTCCTCTAGTACGTCCCCTAAACCTTCCACCAGTTCTGAAACCCAAACGAGCAGGCCAGCTAGTTCCTCCTCCGGCCCACCTCCGAAGGCCGAATGGTGGCTTTGTCGAATGTGCGAGGATCTCTTCGACTCGGAAGCGGGGGTGCGTAAACACTGCGGCGATCTGAGCAGTCACAGTTTCCAGAGGTTTGCCTGCGGCCACTGTCCACAGAAGTTTTTCAAAGATTCAACCCTACGCCGCCATTGCGCCAACGAGCACGGCGGCGACGTAGTCCTCCGCTACTTCTGTGGTCTTTGCGATAGCATACTATACAACAACGAAAGAGAGTTTCAGGAGCACTACGACAGTTTGCACAGCCAAGATTTTTACCGTTTGGAGACGGCTGAGAGTAATTCCCAGGCTGCCACGGAAAGTACCGTCGAGAGTCCTCTGGCTGGTGCGGGTCCCTCCCGAATCTGTCCTTGCATTGGCTCTGAGAAATCCAAAGAGGAACGAAAGGCCGTTTTCACAAAGTGCATGAAACAGTTGGCCATCGACAACAAATGCGACTACGTCTGTCGGCAGTGTGACAGAAAGACGTCCGTCTATGCGGAGATGAAGACGCATGTGCTTATTAAACACGAGGCGCTTGAGAAGAGTTTTGATGTTCAGTGCACTGTATGTTTAGAGAGCCACAAAGACGTGCCAAGTTTCCATTCACACTATCACAAGCAACACTGCCAGTTAGAGCCATGCGCTTGCAACCGACCCAGCGACACAGACAAGAAACCAGCATCCAAATCCCAGATACTCGATGCACAGCCGATCTTCAAAAAGTCTAATG AGGAGTTTCAAAATGTTAAAAGCATCATTGCATCAAGTGTTGCCGATTTCAAACAAGAGGTGACTGCTTCACGGGATATTGAAGATGATG ATGCGTTTGATCGAGACATGAAGCTTGCTTTAGCTTTGAGTGCAGAGGAAGCCAGGAAGTCAAAGGATCTGGACATAG ATATTGAAGAGGCCTTAAAAAGAAGCTTACAGGAGTTTTGA
- the bag2 gene encoding BAG family molecular chaperone regulator 2 — MAQAKINAKLNDGSKGKFSRTISMADRSGRLLESLDQIEMRVEALREAATAMEQERESLIETIHLIQNSQEMRTICDGEKEELSLTANRLMSRTLTVSVSVDTIRNAQQEEALKKVTAIIDEIAAKVLEDMEGARGRLQALYAACVTEAPPVPIDQKFQTVIISCALEDQKKIKRRLETLIRNVDNAEKTIKIMDNQKVDQPGLANGK; from the exons ATGGCTCAAGCGAAAATCAACGCTAAACTGAATGATGGATCTAAAGGGAAATTCAGCAGAACCATATCAATGGCGGACCGCTCCGGACGCTTACTGGAAAGTCTGGATCAGATTGAAATGAG GGTGGAGGCATTACGTGAGGCGGCCACTGCTATGGAGCAAGAGAGAGAAAGCTTAATTGAGACCATACATTTGATACAAAACAGTCAGGAAATGAGGACCATTTGTGACG GGGAAAAGGAAGAGCTCTCTCTGACTGCCAACAGACTTATGAGCAGGACGTTAACGGTGTCGGTTTCTGTCGACACGATCCGAAACGCCCAACAAGAGGAGGCCTTAAAGAAAGTCACAGCTATTATTGATGAGATTGCTGCTAAAGTGCTTGAGGATATGGAGGGAGCCAGAGGAAGACTACAGGCCCTTTACGCCGCATGTGTGACTGAAGCACCACCTGTGCCTATTGATCAGAAGTTTCAGACGGTCATCATCAGCTGCGCTCTGGAAGATCAGAAGAAAATCAAGAGACGTCTGGAGACTCTCATCAGGAACGTGGACAACGCTGAGAAAACCATTAAAATCATGGATAATCAGAAAGTTGACCAGCCTGGTCTTGCCAATGGCAAATAG